Genomic DNA from Filimonas effusa:
GTTACTGAAATAAGAAAGATAACGGCGCCTTTTATCGGTATAGGTGGGCGCTCCGCCAATACTGGTTGAATAACCTGCCGGAGAATAATACGCGTAGGAACCAAAGTTTACAGGTGTTGAGATACCGGTTTGCGGATTATAACCATAAATAGTGTTTGTTGCTCCTGTAATTTGTGTTTGCCTGATCTCGCTGCCTGCAATTACATTCAGTTGGTGAATACGGTTAATCACCTTATTATAAGAAAGCTGTCCACGCAACGCATAGTTATTCACTTTTACATCGCTCTGGGAAAGAATGCCTGTACCGTCAGGTAATATCAGCTGCTGCTCCGTTGGCGCCGAAGGATAGTAAGCACTATTAACGGTGTTTCTGAAATAGTAAGTACGCGGATCATAATAATTTTTTGCGCCACCGAAAGACCGCTCGTTCGTGTACATTACACTCGCCTCAAGCCCTTTGTAAACAGGCACTTTCAAATCGATATTGGCTACATAGTTATTATCATTACTGGTATTATCGCCATAGTTCAGCTCATCCATATAGTTATAGGTCCAGGAACGGTAACCAGAAACAGTGCGTGTCCAGTCCGGGTTCGTTCTGTCGTAATTGATACCTTTCCCGTTTTCATCTGTTATCAACTGGTAAGGCAACAAAGGCGAATTGTTGGCATTAAATAGTGAAGTAAGCGCAAGACCATTGTTATTGAGCTTAAAGAAAGATCCTTTGAAGCTCGTTGTAAGCGTTGCTATCTTAAACAGTTTCCAGTTGTTGTTAAAAGTCAGTGTAAGGCGACTACCATCCGACCTTCTTGTATTAGGTCTTTCCTTACTGTAAGAAGCAGAATAGAAATAGCTGGAATAGTTGTTGCCACCACTTACAGACAGGTTATACTGCTGCGAATTGGCGGGTTGCAGAATATACTTGTTGATCTGATCGTAGTTGTTGATACGGGACAAGGAATCGATAGAGGCGTCGTAGGCCGCCTGGGAAATTAAACCGGCCTGTCTTTTTAATGCCAGCGCAGAAGCCGGTGCAGGATAGTAAACCGCGGTATTATAGCTGGAAGCATTGATATTAGTAGCATTCAGGTAACCACGGCGAACCAGTTCCGTTTCATAATCTATCATTTCAGCGGAGTTCATCATATGCAGGTAACCGACATCCGGCTTGCCCGCAATAGAAGCGTTGGCCGAAAAAGAAATGGAAGGCACCTGGTTGGCGCGCCCTTTTTTGGTAGTAATAACCATCACCCCATTGGCAGCACGTACGCCCCAGATAGAAGCTGCTGCCGCATCTTTAAGAAAACTGATACTTTCTATATCATCGGGGTTGAGCGTAGAGATATCCATTTCGGTGATAGCGCCATCAAGCACTACCAGCGGAAAAGTCTCCGCATTGAAAGTACTGGTACCCCTGATGGCCATATCGTAGTCGTTTCTGCCCGTTGTACGCGTGGCGCTGGAGGCAGAACGCAGGTTACCGGAGCCAGCATAAACAAAACTCCTGTCCCCTCCCCTCACATTGATCTTTACACCGGGAATCATGCCCTCGATACGCTGGATAACGTTAGGCACCGGCACCTTTTCTATTTCCTTCGCACTAATAGTAGAAAAAGAGCCTGTAGCCCTTTCTTTGGGCAACTGCTGCAAACCGGTGCTAACCACCACTACTTCATCCAGTGTATTCTTGCTATCAGGCAGCATTTGTACAGTGATGCTGTTACGGCCGTTCACACCCACTGTTTCGGTAAGAAAGCCTACATAAGTAAATACCAGCGTGTCGTTAGAAGAAACGTTGGAAACAAGGAATTCCCCCCTGTCCGAAGTCTGGCTGCCATTGTTGGAACCCTTTACCCAGATATTCACAAAAGGAAGTGGGGTTCCTCTTAAATCAGTAACCAAACCACGCACCGTTTGTTTCACGGGTGCCTGTCCCATGTTAACCACTACTTCAATCTCCCTGGAAGGTGCAGGCGTATTACCCTGGAAGAAGCTGGCACTGCGGGCTACAATAGAATATGCATTATTGCTGACATACAGGAAGATCAGGTTATTAGGATAGAGCAGGCTCTTCAGTATCTCCGGAACCGTTTCGCCTTTAAGCGCCTCTTCCGTTGTAAACTTTCCTTCCAGCAGGTTATGTTCGTAAGCAAATTTTGTCCCGAACTTTTTCTCTACTGCTTCTATCGCCTGTTTTAAGGAAATACGTTTTGCTTTCTGTTGCTGGGCTTCAGCAGATTTACTTCCCACGATCACCGGAAACAGCAGCAAACAAAACCTAAGCAGATAAACAGTTGTTTGTCTCATACTTTTTTAAAAGTTTTAAATCAGCAGTATGAAAGCCTTACCTCGATTTCAGGTAAATAAGCTTCCCGTTTCGCTCTATATCGGTATTCAGAATGTTGGCCAACATGAACAGCAGATTGTCCTCTGCTCCTATTGAAATAGTACCGTCTATAGTTTTTTTGGCAAGGGCCGGATTGTCTAGTACAATCCTGTACCCATACGTATCTTCATAATTATTGATAATATCCTGAACGCTCATGCCATGTGCAATGATCTTGCTATCGATCCATGCAGCAGGCTGGTTGGTCAGTTCGTTGACATGAGTGGTAATCAACGAATCGTTTACCAGCCTTACAGCGGCACCCTGCTCCAACAATACGGGATTACCCTGCCGGCTATTGGTTACACTGATCTTTCCTTTAATCAGTGACACCGCTATTTCGTTCCGGCGTTGTTTAATATTGAATGTAGTACCCAATACCTGTACCTGTAACGGCCCGGCATAGGCTATAAAACGTTCCCCGGGCGCTATATGACTGGTATCGCGGTTGATATGAGCCACCTCGAATAAAGCCTCTCCTTTCAACCATACTTCCCTTTTGTTCCGCAACCACCAGGCATGATAATAGGTTAAGGATGAATTGGCATTCAGGGTAATGATGCTATGATCGGGCAATTCTACCCTGCGGTGTTCGCCGAGCTGCGTGCTTATGACCACTGGCGTACGGTAATACCATACCGATGCAGCCACCAACGCCAGGCAGGCCGCAGCACTTGCCGTCCAGAACCGGATACGGCGGATACGCGTTATCCTCCTTTCCTCAGCACCAATACCAGCCCTTATTCCAGCCAGCATGGTACTTTCAAATGCGTCATCGGGCCTGATACGTTCGGCGCTTAGCACGGCATAGAGATATTGCTGCGCTTCGTTAAAAGCAGGCATACTCGCAGGATTGGTTTGCAACCACTGCTCCCATTGCGCAACCACAGCCGGTTCCGCATCTCTTATATAAAGGATGAAGAAGTTGTCATCTAAAAAATCAGCAGCAGTATAGTCGTTATATTTCTCCACGCAGTATCTCTTTATATGCCTTGTAAATACAAACAACAAAACCTGCGGAATTACCCCACAGGACAAAAGATTTCTTCATATTATTTTGATTATAATATCTAAAACACTCTTTGATTTGCTATTGACTAGCAAAATCACGGCGTTATTTTTCGGGTTTTATTGGTCAGAGCGGGTTTATTTCATGAAGTATAACCTGCAAACAGCAAGTAATACGAGGATATCGTTCTTCGGAAGGTTGAGAATCTCTTTCAGGGCGTCGATCGCCCTGTAGTTGAGCTTATAAATGCCTTTTACGGAAATATCCATGAGCTGCGCTATTTGCTCATAGTCCATTTCTTCGAAATAACGTAGGTAAAGCACCTCTTTCTGGCGGCCGGTAAGCTGGTTGAGCGCTGCCATGAGACGGATGGTTTGCTCATCGGGCTGACGGGAAGGCGGGAGCTCCTGCTCCACGAAGTTCATTTTAAAGAAAGCATTTTCTTCGAGTTCTACAACCGGGGTACGGGCTTTCCTGATATCCGAGTTCAGCAGCAGATTTTTCAGGGCGGCCATGAGATAGTACTTGATATTCGTGGTGGCACTAATGGAGTTCCGTTTTGTCCAGAGCCTTACAAAAAGGTCCTGGATGCAGTCTTTTACCAGGTCCTCGTCATCGGCCTTACGCATACCATACTCATAAAGATTTTTATGATATAAGGCATAGATGGCTTCAAACGATTCCCTGTTACCGTTTAAAAACTCATTCCATAAAGTACTGTCCTCTTTTCTCAAGACAGTAAAGATAATTAAAAAAGCAGGCGGCCCCCTTGTTCCCCGCCAAAGAACCGGATCACAAAATGGGAACTAACCTGGCGTTAATCGCCGGTTCTCAAATGCTGCAGTTTATCCATCTTATCCGCAGCAAACAGAAACAAGCGGCCGCAGGCCAATATTAGGCTAATCGAGATGGAATACCCTCGTGAGCGGCGTAGTTTGTGGCGAAAAGTCGGAATTGGTTTCCATGATGTCCGACATATATGCCCACCATTCCTGCACCAGCTCGTTATCACCAAGACTTTGTGACGAAGTACCCGAGCAGTATTGCACTCCAAAGAGTGTTCCCGTAGTTTCATCACAAAAGATATCATAATCGCTGATACCCGATTTCTGTATTAAGGTTGCGAGACTTGGCCAGATAGCATCATGGCGCTTTTGATATTCGGCGAGGCAACCAGGTTTTAACTGCATTTTAAAAGCAATCCTTTTCATATGGCTTAGGTTTTAGTATTCTACTGAATGCGTAGCTCCATCTCTCATCACCAGCTTCACAGACTTTTTATCCTTGGCAATCTCTATTTTTTTAACAGGCATTAATTCTTCATCGGTCCAGCGCTGGCCTGATTTCTTCCATAGCATTAAGGTAGCATAAATAGCGGGATTTTCAGCGGCCGGAGCAGCAATTGCAGTAACATTTATGACTTTGCTGATACGGCTCACCGGGTGAATACCTTCCGCCTTCTGCACCACTGTTTTCTGCCATCCTTGCAATGGTATCATAGCAAGCTGATAAACACCGTTATCGATAATTTTTATCTCGTATTGTTTTAGCTTACGCGTCGTTTCCGTAATGTTCCCCTTTAATTGGGGGAGTGCATAATGCCCCAATACCATGTTTACACTGTCCGAACTGATATTTCTGTCGATACGCAGAATGCCATTGGGTAGCGGCAGATCAGCTAAGTTGAAACGCACTGCCGGATTGGTTTCAAGTTCCGCATCACGGTAGTAAATACCCTTATCAAATTTTTTAAAGTTATAAAGACGCCAGGGTTCCCAGAACTTATCTTTATTCAGGAAAATATAATTCATGGCAACAACACCTTCGGCACTATCCGATTGCCAGGGAAAGGCGCTGTTATAAGATAAGCGGTTATAGTTCTCGCTGGCGCGGAAAGGCTCATTCGCTTTAATCGCCTTTACATGACACCAGGCCCGGATCTCAGAAGCGCCGATATTAGGATAATCGGTAATCAGGATATTGGAACTGTCCTGGAATTTATGATATATATTCCCTTCTTTCAATTCAGTTCCCCATGCACCTTCATTTTCTTTGGCCGTCCAGAATGGACTGCTTTCCGGTACCAGCAAACCCAGGAAAAGTTTACCCATCCAATAAACACTGCCACGGCAGCTATAAGGCTGAACAGCAGGTTCGTAAGCGCCATAAAAACCAAGCGTGGGTACGTTATCTTCCAGGAACTCGGGATTTTGAAGAAACTGCAGCATAACACCCGATGCAATCCTGCGCATCCAGCCATAGTTCACACCCGTATCTTTCACAAGCCCCATTAACGGAAATGGAATGGCCGACCCGAAACGATAACTCATACTACGCCCCCACATGATCATTTCCCCATTCCTGCTGAAGAGATAGGGATAGCTGGATTTCAACTCACGAAAATTACTTTCAAAGATTTCAGCCTCACGCGGGAAATATTTCTTACCATAGAGTTCCGCCCATATAGGCCCGTACATCTGGAAAGCCCACATACTGTAATAATCGTACGCAGGTGCATCGTTATACCACCCATTGCCGCGATAATGAGCAAGTGACTTATCGATATATTCCTTTAATAATTTTTCATTAACAGGATATCCTTTGTCTTTAAAGAAACTTAGCACAAAAATATTGAAGAACTTCCAGTTGGAGCCAACAGTGGGGCCATCGCCATAACTGATCATGGTTTGGGCAAGCAGATCTTTTTGTTGTTGTGGCAAAGGCTCCCAAAGGACTTCAGGGATTACAGAGAGAGAAACAGCCAGCGCACCAAACTCTACCAGGGTTTGTGTAGGCCAGGTAATACTACCACGGGGTCTTATATAAGCGGTACTGTTGGAATCAAGTAACTGGCTAATATGATAACGATAGTAATCGGCAACTTTAATATTGTTGACGGTAAGCGAAGGATCTTCCTTTAACAGCGGCACCGCAATGAATAACGTACGGCAAAGGCCTTCCAGCAGCTCCGTTCTGTCGATACCCGGCTTACGCGGATAACTTTTACCCGGTTGTTTGGGAAACTTCATCGGATCCTCTATCGAATGGATATAACTGAATGCGCCCTGAAGTAAATATAAAGCCGCGTCTTTCCAGTGCTGACGCGTTACGCCTGTCAGCGGACTTGTATTCCAGTCAGGCTTCTCGATCCGGAAAACAGTTTTTTCTTCAGGCATGGTATGGAGAGCACTACTGGAAACAACTGTAGCCGACTGGGCAAAAACACCAGGGCCGCCACAGCAGGCAAGTAATAATATGTAACAAATAAACTTTTTCATTGCAATAAATGGTAGATGACTGAAATATTGGTATCCTTTCAAAAAGATCACTCGGTCGCTTTTTGATAAACTCTTACATAATCCACCTCATACTTCCGGGGAAAGCTGGTATGGGAAGGATCGCCGCCATTCATACCACCTATAGCCATATTGATGAGCATATAATGCGGCTGCTGAAACGGGTTAAAACCACTGTTGTCTTTATTGGCCAGCTCACTCATCTCAACCTTATTCAATAACTGATCGTCAACATAAAGCGCAACATACTCTTTGGTCCAATCCATACGCCAGATATGAAATTGTTCCGCCCAGGCTTTGCCGCCGAGCGAATCCACCTTATAAGTATTACTGAACCAATGTGCATTCCTGTTAGCTCCCAGGCAGGCGATGTTGGCGAGCAGCCTGCCCTTATAATACTCCATGATATCTATTTCCCCATTGGCAGGCCAGGGCTTGCTCACACCCAATGTCCACCAGGCAGGCCAGATGCCTTCACTGATGTCTATCCTGGCTTTAAGCTCAAAGCGGCCATAAAGCCATTCTCCTTTGCCGCGGGTTAGAATGCAGGATGAAGTGTAGTCGATATCCGGCCGGCTCTTGCGCCAGTCCCTGCTACCCTCTTTATAACCGGGATTAGGTTGTTTTGTTTTTTGGGCTTCAATAACCAGCATACCGTTGCCGCAGTTCGCATTATCAGGCTGGTACCACTGTAGTTCATTATTCCTGACAAAGCCATATTCATAGCCCCATTTGGCAGAATCCGGCTTACCATTATTATTGAATTCATCCGACCATACCAGGCGATAACCATCGTCTGGTTGTGAAGCGCCTTCTGCAACTGATGCGGCTTGCAACATGCCGGGGCGCGCAACAACTGCTTCAGCTTTGGATACCTGGTGTGCTGTGACAACCGCCGTACCACGGGGAGCATCGGCTGCAGTGGCAACTACTGCATTTTGTTGCGCGCTGCAGGCAACAAAGCTCAGCACAGCCGACGCAAGTAATAAGTTTATTTGTATCATACCAATCATTTTAATAAGCAGTTTTACCACCCAAAAAGCGATACATTTCACAGGATGCCAGCAGGAAAGCCCCTACACCGAAATTGGCTGTAGAATTCACATTCACTACCTGTCCGGGAATAGCCCTGTCTCCTATAGGCTGCACATACCCCACCTGTCCATTGGGTTGCAAGGCGGTCCGGGCAAGATAATTCCAGCCTTTCAGCGCAACAGGCAGATATTCTTTTTTATCTAGTATGCCATTGTTGATACCCCAGAGTAGTCCATAAGTAAAGAAGGCCGTCCCACTGGTTTCCGGACCTGGCGCATGCGCCGAATCAAGGATACTCCTGGACCAATAGCCATCCGGCTGCTGCGACTTGCTAATGGCAGCGGCCAACTCTTTAAACCTGCTCACATAATGCTGACGATATTTATGACTGGCCGGCAGATCTTTTATCACCTTCGCCAATCCCGCGAATACCCATCCATCCCCTCTTGCCCAGAAGTCTTTTTTACCGTTAACAGATTTATGTTTGGGATACACATACCTGGCATCGCGATAATACAGGTGCTCCGAAGCATCGTACATGATACTGTCCGACCAGTTCAGGTATTCATGTAGTTTTTCAAGATAAAGCTCATTACCAGTCACCTTATATAACTTGGTCATCACAGGCATTACCATATAAAGACCATCGACCCACCACCAGTAATCCCGGTTGGGAGTACTCATCTGGTATTCCATCACCTCGCGGGCACGGGCTATTTTGTGATCCTGTTTATCCAGATTATACAAATCGATATAGGTTTGAAAGCAGATCTGCCAATCACCGAACAACACATAATCATCCTTTTCGCCATATTGATATTTCCAGGCCGCTTTGTCGGCCGATTTCGCCCCCATCCATTTATTATGTTCTGCCCAGTCTTCGGAATACTTTTTATACTGCTCTTTCCCCGTTACAAAAAAAGCTTCCATGTTTCCCGTATGATAAGCCGCTTCATCCCAGAACGATCGTTGCTGCGGAGAATGTTGTTGCTGCCAGTGTTCGTTCACTTTTGTGATCACCTCCGTCACCTGGTCGGGAGTCCACCCCACGGAGTGGCTGCTTTTACGACTGCTGCCGCATGCCGTTATACAACAAGCTATTGTAATAACAGCTACATACCGGGCTATTGAAATCTTCGTGATAGCCATAACGTTCTTATTCATAGTTATTTTTTTAAAGGTTGCCATTGCAGTACCTGTACCATTTGAGGAGGTGTATTGGTAGCACCCTCTCCATCGGCCTGTTCTACATATTGTACAAAAGCATGAAACTGCTTTTTCTCCAGCCATAAGTTGATATCGTAAGTAGGTTCCCACGATCCTACAGCAGCAGAAGACAGATCAGTCAGCACCCATTGTTTGCCCTTATTCACAGCTTTATTAAGCGCCATAGACACCCTATTATTCCTTTCTTCATCACGAAACCACACCGCTACCGACAAGTCTTTTCCAGAGCCCCAGCAAATCACCTGCGGCCTCGATATTGGTATACGTTTGGTTCCACCACCACTAAGACTAAATGCAGTTTTCCGGAAAGCAAGATCATTGATGCACCATTTGTTATTGAAACGGTATACCAGGTGGTACTGCGGAACAACTGTCCCGGAATCACGCCAATAAGTAGCGATGAAAGGGTTGCCCTTTTCATCGGTTGTCATGGAAGTCTGGTTGATTAGTTCACTGCCCTGCGGTATCTTACAGGCATATTCCGCATTGGCTGCAGTAATAGGCAGTTGATACTGATTGCCGGAAGAAGACTCCCAACTGATGCCGCCATCACGGGATACCGCATAACACAGATCATGATTGCTGGCAACATCCGGGCTTTCACGCCACACCCATGAAATATGAATCCCGCCCTTGCCATCTACACAAGCCTGCCAGTAAGCATTACGTTTACCCTCGCCATCGATAAGATTCCGATGCAGCATCACCCATTTCTTTTCACGAACCGAGTACTTGTTGATGACCATATTGCCCTGCCCCGATCCACCGTCGCGATAAAAGAAAAGCAGATCCCCATTGGCAAGCCGGTAGAACTCAGGATAACTAAGTTTGGTTTCGGCAATACCAGTCATGGACATCGGCTCCAAAAACTGTAACGAACCCGGTGTGATACTCCTGGTATATTTCAAAGGACCGTTATGATGATCCCAGGCCAGGTGAACAAAACCTTCACCATCAGCCATGATACTAATGATGTTGTGTGCGTCGCGGGCATTGCCTTTAAAAGGCGTTTGCTGCAACTGCCATTCTTTTCCACCAATGCGCCGTTTACCCACAACCACATAAGCGTCTTTATTATAGAAAGCAACGAACTGGGTATCCCCCCGGGAAGTAAGAGAATTCTTGCGAAACACCGCTGCATTCACGGAATTACTGGCCCAGCCTTCGGCTACATCCACCCATTCCAAACTGCCTGGTGTAACAAAATTCTTCTGCGCCTGTACAGCAGTGGTGCTGTACAGCAATAATAAAATCCCCGGTAGAATAATCCTTGCGTTCATATTTTTGATCTGTTATATTTATCTCGAATCACTCTTATCAACCTGCATACTTTCACCTAACACTTTCCGGTACTTTTTAATATAGTCCGATGGGTTCATCCCAAAAAGCTTATTGAACTGTACCCGGAAATACTTGATATCACTGAACCCCACCTTATAAGCCACTTCATTCACAGTCGCCCGGGAGATGATAAGCAACTCGGCCGCCTTGCGAAGCCGCAGAAACCTGATAAAAGCATTCGCAGACTGACCAGATATCAGCTTTATCTTCTTATATAAATAAGAATGACTCATCCCTATCTCGCGGGCAAGTACCTGGATAGAAAACTGGTCATCATCAAGATGATGCTCCACGATAGTGATACACTTCTCCAGCAGTTGCTTATATTCAGGCGGCACCTTCAGATGATTTTTCCGGTGTGTTACCTGGTCATAGAAATAATGCTGCAGGTTGGTACGGTTCTTCAGCAACCCTTTCACCTTAGCAATCAACAAGTCATTATTGAAGGGTTTGGTAAGATAGTCGTCGGCCCCTTGCTCCGTTCCTTGCAACTGCACATCCTGCGATGCCATGGCAGTAAGCAGTATTACCGGTATATGGTTGAAGGTAGCATCATCTTTCAGGTGCCTGCACATCTCTATACCCGTCATACCTGGCATCATAATATCACTGATCACCAGGTCAGGCATGTACAACCTTGCCTGCTCGAGCCCCTCTATACCGTTGGCGGCCTTATAAATGGTAAACTCCTCTTCAAAAAGCTGGGTCATATAGTTCAGCATTTCAATATCGTCATCAACAAGTAACAGTATTTTCCTGGCGGAGATGACCGGGGTAGCGGGTAATACCGCATCAACTACAGCCGCTTCAGCAGCCTCCGTCATTTCTTCATAATGTAGCATATCGTTCATATTTGTGGCTGGATTATATTCTTTTATATCCTGGTTTTCAAAGTGTGCTTCTCCTTTCAGGAAACGTAGTTCAAAACTGCTGCCCTTACCGGCAACGCTGGTATAAGAAACACCTCCATGGTGTTGCATCATAAACTGCTTTACCATGAACAACCCAATACCAAAGCCGGCTTTCGCATGACCTTCGGCCTGGTAAAAACGGTCAAAGATCTTATCACCTGCTTCAGCCGGAATGCCTTTACCCGTGTCGGTTATGGCGATCAGCACCTCATCATCCGTCTCCGATACTTCAAACCGGATAACACCGTTTTCAGGAGTATATTTAAATGCGTTGGATAAAAGATTGTACAGGACTACCTCTATTTTGTTCCTGTCGCCACAGAGTTCAAATTCAAACGCTTCGCCCTCTAGTGTATAGCTGATATTCCTGGCGCGGGACTCATAGATAAAATAAAGAAACACATCCCGGCAAAGCTCCGAAAGATTGAATCGCGTAAGAGAAAGATCATCCGCATGTTTATCGGTTTTACGAAACAGCAATAGCTGGTCTATCAACCGCAACAGCCTGCGGGCATTCCTGTTGATGGTATTCAGATCCTTCAACTCTTCGGCATCATGCTGCTTGCGAAGCAAGCCCTGTAAGGGACTGATGATAAGGGTTAAAGGTGTCCTGAACTCATGCGATATATTGGTAAAGAAAGAAAGGCGCTTCTCATATATTTCCTTTTCCCTTTCGTTGATCACCTTTTCCGTTTCCCTTTCAGCTTTTTCCTGTTCATAACGGGCCATGGTCATGGCCTTTTCCGATTGAGCGCTTTCCAGTTCCGCCCTTTCTTTTTCAGCATTCACTCTCGCCAGTGCCACTTCGTACTTCAAACGGGCACGGTTGATCCTGTAACGCTGGTAAATGAATACGATAGCGCCTGCCGCCAGTATATACAACGTGTATGCCCACCAGCTCCTGTACCAGGGCGGCAGCACCTGTATCCGTAAAACCTCCTTCGGTTGCCCCCATCCCCCATTCGCGTCGGTAGCCTTTATCTTCAGTACATAATTGCCTTCACGAAGGTTGGAGTAAAGACCCGAATGCTGCGCCTCTACATCATTCCAATGCTGATCCCAGCCCTCGAGAAAATAGGCATACTTGATATTGTTCGCGCTCGGGTATTCCAGCGCAGCCATGGAAAACGCAAGATGTGCCTGGTCAAAAGGTAATTTCAACGAATAGATCCTGTCCGCATCGGCGCCACTCACCCATTTGCTGTTGGCAAAAACAGGCTGGTTATTAACTTTTATATCGGTCAGCAATACCGGGAAACTACTATACGCCTGGTGAACGCTATCCGGGTAAAAAATATTGAACCCCTTGATACCGCCAAAAGCCAGCTCTCCCGATGATAGCGCCAGCGCTGCATTATAATTGAACTGGTCACTTTGCAACCCATCCGCTCCAAGGTAATTGCGGAAACGGCCCGAAGCCTTGTCAAACCTCGATAATCCTCCAAAAGTACCCATCCATAAATGCCCCTGCATATCGTCAAGTAATGTTAGTACCGAAGGATTATTCAGCCCTTTTTCCGTAGCGTAAGTAACAAACTGGTTATTACCCGGAGTGAACTTCAGCAGGCCATAACCTTCGGTAGCCAGCCACAACACAGCACCATCATCATCGATCGAAATAGCACGTACCGGAGTGTTTACACGAAAAAAATCATACTTCTTTTTAACCGGGTCTATCCGGATAAGGCTATTGAAATTACCCGCCCAGAGTATGCCATTTTTATCTTCTGCCATGGTAAGTATGTCCGGCAACTCGGCGGCAAACAGCTCAAAACGGTTGGAAGTTCTGTTAAAGCGGTTAAGACCACTGCCTATAACACCCGCCCAGAGATTACGCGCCTTGTCTTCAAACAATACCCATATATCATTGTTGTAACCACCCCAGTTATCCGGGCAATAGAAATGATCGAAGGAGTTATTACTGCGCAGGCGGTTGATGCCACCGCCATAGGTGGCCACCCATAACTGCTGATAACTGTCGTAACAGATATTGGTAACAAAGTTATTGCTGAGCGAGCCGGCATTACCGGGTTGATGCATAAAGTTGCTGTAGCTATTCCGCTTCCTGTCCCAGCAACTGAGCCCCCCGCCATCACTGCCTATCCAGAGATTGCCCGACGGCTCTTCAGCAAAAGATAATACAAAGTCTTTTGAAGGACTGCCAGACGCTCCACGGCTAACAGTATTGAACTGCTCCTTCCGGGGATCGATGATATTGACACCACCCCTGAGCGTACCTATCCACTGAAGCCCCTGCGCATCACTATACACCGCATAAACAGCAGAACTGGCAATAGCATCGGCAGCTTTCCCCGCAGGCAGATAAGAAAATCCCCGGGTAACAGGATCAAAAATATTGACACCTCCCCCATCGGTTGCTATCCATAAACGCTTACGGGCATCACCACAGAGTTTAACGATACGGGCCGCTGATAAAGCACCAGGCTGCTCGTTGTAATGCGTTATATAATTGTTGCGACTGATATCATACTCATACAAACCATCGGATGCACCCACCCACAACCGGTTATCGCCCAACGATGCCAGGCAGTTGGCAGTATTCAAGGCAGCATTCACCACCACCAATGATTGCTTCTGGTAGTTGTAAAGCGCCAGCCCTCTTCCATTCAGTAATACCCATACTCTTTGCTCACTATCTATAACAATCGATTGAGCAGAATAACTATACAACCGCCCCTCATTGGTTTCAACAGGCAGTTGCTGTGCATCAAAAGAACCCGGAACAGCCA
This window encodes:
- a CDS encoding glycoside hydrolase family 88/105 protein; its protein translation is MNKNVMAITKISIARYVAVITIACCITACGSSRKSSHSVGWTPDQVTEVITKVNEHWQQQHSPQQRSFWDEAAYHTGNMEAFFVTGKEQYKKYSEDWAEHNKWMGAKSADKAAWKYQYGEKDDYVLFGDWQICFQTYIDLYNLDKQDHKIARAREVMEYQMSTPNRDYWWWVDGLYMVMPVMTKLYKVTGNELYLEKLHEYLNWSDSIMYDASEHLYYRDARYVYPKHKSVNGKKDFWARGDGWVFAGLAKVIKDLPASHKYRQHYVSRFKELAAAISKSQQPDGYWSRSILDSAHAPGPETSGTAFFTYGLLWGINNGILDKKEYLPVALKGWNYLARTALQPNGQVGYVQPIGDRAIPGQVVNVNSTANFGVGAFLLASCEMYRFLGGKTAY
- a CDS encoding DUF2264 domain-containing protein; translated protein: MKKFICYILLLACCGGPGVFAQSATVVSSSALHTMPEEKTVFRIEKPDWNTSPLTGVTRQHWKDAALYLLQGAFSYIHSIEDPMKFPKQPGKSYPRKPGIDRTELLEGLCRTLFIAVPLLKEDPSLTVNNIKVADYYRYHISQLLDSNSTAYIRPRGSITWPTQTLVEFGALAVSLSVIPEVLWEPLPQQQKDLLAQTMISYGDGPTVGSNWKFFNIFVLSFFKDKGYPVNEKLLKEYIDKSLAHYRGNGWYNDAPAYDYYSMWAFQMYGPIWAELYGKKYFPREAEIFESNFRELKSSYPYLFSRNGEMIMWGRSMSYRFGSAIPFPLMGLVKDTGVNYGWMRRIASGVMLQFLQNPEFLEDNVPTLGFYGAYEPAVQPYSCRGSVYWMGKLFLGLLVPESSPFWTAKENEGAWGTELKEGNIYHKFQDSSNILITDYPNIGASEIRAWCHVKAIKANEPFRASENYNRLSYNSAFPWQSDSAEGVVAMNYIFLNKDKFWEPWRLYNFKKFDKGIYYRDAELETNPAVRFNLADLPLPNGILRIDRNISSDSVNMVLGHYALPQLKGNITETTRKLKQYEIKIIDNGVYQLAMIPLQGWQKTVVQKAEGIHPVSRISKVINVTAIAAPAAENPAIYATLMLWKKSGQRWTDEELMPVKKIEIAKDKKSVKLVMRDGATHSVEY
- a CDS encoding BNR repeat-containing protein, whose protein sequence is MNARIILPGILLLLYSTTAVQAQKNFVTPGSLEWVDVAEGWASNSVNAAVFRKNSLTSRGDTQFVAFYNKDAYVVVGKRRIGGKEWQLQQTPFKGNARDAHNIISIMADGEGFVHLAWDHHNGPLKYTRSITPGSLQFLEPMSMTGIAETKLSYPEFYRLANGDLLFFYRDGGSGQGNMVINKYSVREKKWVMLHRNLIDGEGKRNAYWQACVDGKGGIHISWVWRESPDVASNHDLCYAVSRDGGISWESSSGNQYQLPITAANAEYACKIPQGSELINQTSMTTDEKGNPFIATYWRDSGTVVPQYHLVYRFNNKWCINDLAFRKTAFSLSGGGTKRIPISRPQVICWGSGKDLSVAVWFRDEERNNRVSMALNKAVNKGKQWVLTDLSSAAVGSWEPTYDINLWLEKKQFHAFVQYVEQADGEGATNTPPQMVQVLQWQPLKK
- a CDS encoding glycoside hydrolase family 16 protein, giving the protein MIQINLLLASAVLSFVACSAQQNAVVATAADAPRGTAVVTAHQVSKAEAVVARPGMLQAASVAEGASQPDDGYRLVWSDEFNNNGKPDSAKWGYEYGFVRNNELQWYQPDNANCGNGMLVIEAQKTKQPNPGYKEGSRDWRKSRPDIDYTSSCILTRGKGEWLYGRFELKARIDISEGIWPAWWTLGVSKPWPANGEIDIMEYYKGRLLANIACLGANRNAHWFSNTYKVDSLGGKAWAEQFHIWRMDWTKEYVALYVDDQLLNKVEMSELANKDNSGFNPFQQPHYMLINMAIGGMNGGDPSHTSFPRKYEVDYVRVYQKATE